Proteins found in one Bremerella volcania genomic segment:
- the lpdA gene encoding dihydrolipoyl dehydrogenase: MAHTQLAVIGGGPGGYAAAFLAADEGMEVTLIEKEPRLGGTCLLRGCIPSKALLHVARVIDEVHELNKDWGVTFSDPQIELDKLRARKEGVIKSLSTGLGQLAKKRNVTVIKAKASFVDSSTLEFEGDDPSIPEGGKLTFDHAIVATGSVAAMPPAFQIDSPRVMDSTGALELQDIPETMLVIGGGYIGLEMGTVYAHLGTKVSVVELTDGLLPGADRNLVKPLAKKLEELFEGRIFTNTKVGSLGDRDGKVEVAFEGPNKFGTFKYDRVLVSIGRWPNTKGIGLENTQCVVDKRGFIGVDKQLRTADPKISAIGDVTGNPMLAHKATHEGRAAVEAILGHPVSFEPAAIPAVIFTDPEIAWAGLMEEEAKAMGKKVEVAMYPWAASGRAQALGRTDGLTKWIIDPETQRVLGCGIVGPGAGEMISEAVLALEMRAEVFDLTSTIHPHPTLSETVMNAGEVFFGTATEIYKPKKKS, from the coding sequence ATGGCTCATACCCAATTGGCGGTCATCGGTGGTGGTCCCGGGGGCTACGCAGCAGCATTCTTGGCTGCCGACGAAGGAATGGAAGTCACCCTCATTGAAAAAGAACCGCGTCTCGGGGGGACGTGCTTGTTGCGTGGATGCATCCCGTCCAAGGCACTGCTGCACGTGGCACGCGTAATTGATGAAGTCCACGAACTGAACAAGGACTGGGGCGTTACCTTCAGCGACCCTCAGATCGAGCTAGACAAGCTGCGTGCTCGTAAAGAAGGGGTCATCAAGTCCCTTTCCACCGGCCTCGGTCAGCTCGCCAAGAAACGTAACGTGACCGTCATCAAGGCGAAGGCCAGCTTTGTTGATTCGAGCACCCTCGAGTTTGAGGGGGACGACCCTTCCATTCCCGAGGGTGGCAAGCTGACGTTCGATCATGCGATCGTCGCGACGGGCTCGGTGGCCGCCATGCCGCCAGCTTTCCAGATCGACTCGCCACGGGTGATGGACTCGACCGGCGCGCTGGAGCTACAAGACATTCCCGAGACCATGCTGGTCATTGGTGGTGGCTATATCGGGCTGGAAATGGGCACCGTCTACGCCCATCTGGGTACCAAGGTCAGTGTTGTCGAACTTACCGACGGGCTTCTGCCGGGTGCCGACCGCAACCTGGTCAAGCCGCTGGCCAAGAAGCTGGAAGAACTGTTCGAGGGGCGTATCTTCACCAACACCAAGGTTGGATCGCTGGGCGATCGCGACGGCAAGGTTGAAGTCGCGTTCGAGGGACCCAACAAGTTCGGTACGTTCAAGTATGACCGCGTTTTGGTTTCGATCGGTCGTTGGCCGAATACCAAGGGAATTGGCCTGGAAAACACGCAGTGCGTCGTCGACAAACGCGGTTTCATTGGGGTCGATAAGCAGCTTCGCACGGCCGATCCGAAGATCTCGGCGATCGGCGACGTGACCGGCAATCCAATGCTCGCTCATAAAGCGACCCACGAAGGTCGTGCCGCCGTCGAGGCCATTTTGGGGCATCCCGTTTCGTTCGAGCCAGCCGCGATTCCGGCCGTGATCTTCACCGATCCCGAAATTGCCTGGGCTGGTCTGATGGAAGAAGAAGCCAAGGCCATGGGGAAGAAGGTCGAGGTGGCCATGTATCCCTGGGCGGCCAGTGGTCGTGCCCAAGCATTAGGTCGTACTGATGGGTTGACCAAGTGGATCATCGACCCCGAAACGCAGCGTGTTTTGGGTTGCGGGATCGTCGGGCCAGGTGCCGGTGAGATGATTTCCGAGGCCGTTTTGGCCCTGGAAATGCGTGCCGAAGTCTTTGATCTGACTTCGACAATTCACCCGCATCCGACCTTGAGCGAGACCGTTATGAACGCTGGCGAGGTATTTTTCGGAACCGCCACCGAAATTTACAAGCCGAAGAAGAAGTCGTAA
- the aceE gene encoding pyruvate dehydrogenase (acetyl-transferring), homodimeric type has translation MPAEENLMRNNPSTFSQDVDPAETQEWLDSLDYVLEGKGDDRVRFLLSALENRAHARGVDVPFAANTPYINTIHASDQPAYPGNREFERRIKSIIRWNAMAMVTRANKNFEGLGGHISTFASSATLVEVAFNHFLRGRGSGYEGDQVYFQGHASPGIYSRAFVEGRLTEKNLENFRRELQPEMGLSSYPHPWLMDEFWEFPTVSMGLGPICSIYQARFNRYLHDRGLKDTSKTRVWAFLGDGECDEPETLGAISLASREQLDNLTWVINCNLQRLDGPVRGNGKIIQELEAVFRGAGWNVIKVVWGSDWDPLLEADKTGLLVKRMEEVVDGQYQKYVVESGDYIRKHFFGKYPELLELVKNYSDEKLQKLTRGGHDPEKVYAAYKAATQCKGKPTVVIAKTIKGYGLGEAGEGRNVTHNQKKLNEEELREFRTRFSIPISDEEVVKAPFYRPPEDSAEMRYLKKRREELGGPVPSRPKSHPTSTIPTLEEYKEFLGGSKGKEMSTTMGFVRLLSKLCKDQNIGQNIVPIVPDESRTFGMEGMFRQVGIYAHSGQLYEPVDSDQLMYYKEAKDGQILEEGITEAGSMSSFISAGNSYSQHGINMIPFFIYYSMFGFQRIGDLIWCAADTRAKGFMIGGTAGRTTLNGEGLQHQDGHSHLNAIAFPTVRSYDVCYAYETAVITLDGMKKLYEQGETAIYYITVGNENYVMPEMPAGAEEGIIRGIYKLKSQDADKPRAKVQLMGSGTITRCVLDAAVLLAEKYNIASDVWGVTSYTELRRDAQTCERWNMFHPTEEPKKSYIETVMEGVEGPFISASDNVRAWGEQIRPYLPGNMVALGTDGMGRSETREALRRHFEVDAESVVIATLYELARTGVIERTEVAQAIKDLNYDAEKPNPYFA, from the coding sequence ATGCCAGCGGAAGAGAACTTGATGCGGAACAACCCGTCGACCTTTTCCCAAGATGTGGACCCAGCCGAAACGCAGGAATGGCTTGACTCACTCGACTATGTTCTGGAAGGAAAAGGGGATGACCGCGTTCGCTTTCTTCTCTCAGCATTAGAAAACCGAGCCCACGCACGCGGCGTGGATGTTCCGTTTGCGGCCAATACGCCCTACATCAACACGATTCACGCTTCGGATCAGCCGGCCTACCCAGGCAACCGTGAATTTGAACGCCGCATCAAGAGCATCATCCGCTGGAATGCGATGGCGATGGTCACGCGGGCCAACAAGAACTTTGAAGGCCTAGGCGGTCACATCAGTACGTTCGCCTCGAGCGCGACGCTGGTCGAAGTCGCATTCAACCACTTCCTGCGTGGTCGTGGAAGCGGCTACGAAGGGGACCAGGTTTACTTCCAGGGGCACGCTTCACCGGGGATTTACTCGCGGGCGTTTGTCGAAGGTCGTCTGACCGAAAAGAACCTCGAGAACTTCCGCCGCGAACTGCAGCCGGAAATGGGGCTGTCGTCCTATCCGCATCCGTGGCTGATGGACGAATTCTGGGAATTCCCAACCGTTTCGATGGGTTTGGGGCCGATCTGCTCGATCTACCAGGCTCGCTTCAATCGCTACCTGCACGATCGCGGGCTGAAAGACACCAGCAAGACGCGCGTCTGGGCGTTTCTCGGCGACGGCGAATGCGACGAGCCCGAAACGTTGGGTGCGATCAGCCTCGCTTCGCGCGAACAGCTCGACAATCTGACCTGGGTGATCAACTGCAACCTACAGCGTCTTGACGGTCCGGTCCGTGGTAACGGCAAGATCATTCAGGAACTGGAAGCGGTTTTCCGCGGTGCCGGCTGGAACGTCATCAAGGTGGTCTGGGGAAGCGACTGGGATCCGCTGCTGGAAGCCGACAAGACCGGCCTGCTGGTCAAGCGAATGGAAGAAGTCGTCGACGGCCAATACCAGAAGTACGTCGTCGAGTCAGGCGATTACATCCGCAAGCACTTCTTCGGTAAGTACCCAGAACTGCTGGAACTGGTGAAGAACTACTCCGACGAGAAGCTGCAGAAGCTGACCCGCGGCGGTCACGATCCCGAAAAGGTTTACGCGGCTTATAAAGCGGCGACCCAGTGCAAGGGCAAGCCGACCGTCGTGATCGCCAAGACGATCAAGGGATATGGTTTGGGCGAAGCTGGAGAAGGCCGCAACGTTACCCACAACCAGAAAAAGCTCAACGAAGAGGAACTGCGAGAGTTCCGAACGCGCTTCAGCATTCCGATCTCGGATGAAGAAGTCGTGAAAGCTCCATTCTACCGTCCGCCGGAAGATAGCGCCGAGATGCGTTACCTGAAGAAGCGACGCGAAGAACTGGGTGGCCCGGTTCCGTCTCGCCCAAAGTCGCACCCGACGTCGACGATCCCGACCTTGGAGGAATACAAAGAATTCCTCGGTGGCAGCAAGGGGAAAGAAATGTCGACCACGATGGGCTTCGTCCGCCTGCTTTCCAAGCTGTGCAAGGACCAGAACATCGGTCAGAACATCGTGCCGATCGTGCCGGACGAATCGCGTACCTTTGGTATGGAAGGGATGTTCCGCCAGGTTGGTATTTACGCCCACTCGGGCCAGTTGTATGAGCCGGTCGACTCCGATCAGCTGATGTACTACAAGGAAGCCAAAGACGGTCAGATCCTGGAAGAAGGGATCACCGAAGCGGGTTCGATGTCGTCGTTCATCTCGGCTGGCAATTCGTACTCGCAGCACGGCATCAACATGATTCCGTTCTTCATCTACTACAGCATGTTCGGCTTCCAGCGGATCGGTGACCTGATCTGGTGTGCGGCAGACACGCGTGCCAAGGGTTTCATGATTGGCGGTACCGCGGGTCGTACGACCCTCAACGGTGAAGGTCTTCAGCACCAGGACGGCCACAGCCACCTGAACGCGATCGCCTTCCCAACGGTTCGCTCGTACGACGTCTGCTACGCCTACGAAACGGCTGTCATCACCCTCGACGGGATGAAGAAGCTGTACGAACAAGGCGAAACAGCCATCTACTACATCACCGTGGGTAACGAAAACTACGTGATGCCTGAGATGCCTGCAGGTGCCGAGGAAGGCATCATCCGCGGGATCTACAAGCTGAAGTCGCAAGACGCCGACAAGCCGCGTGCGAAGGTTCAGCTTATGGGTAGCGGGACGATTACCCGCTGCGTGCTCGATGCCGCTGTATTGTTGGCCGAGAAGTACAACATCGCCAGCGACGTCTGGGGCGTGACGAGCTACACCGAACTGCGTCGCGACGCTCAGACGTGTGAACGCTGGAACATGTTCCACCCCACCGAAGAGCCGAAAAAATCGTACATCGAGACGGTCATGGAAGGGGTCGAAGGGCCTTTCATCTCGGCTTCGGACAACGTCCGGGCCTGGGGCGAACAGATCCGTCCTTACCTGCCTGGCAACATGGTTGCTTTGGGAACCGACGGCATGGGCCGCAGCGAAACTCGCGAAGCTCTGCGTCGTCACTTTGAGGTCGATGCCGAGTCGGTGGTCATTGCTACGCTTTACGAGTTGGCTCGCACCGGCGTGATCGAGCGAACCGAAGTCGCTCAGGCGATCAAGGATTTAAATTACGACGCGGAAAAGCCAAATCCATATTTTGCCTAG
- the rpsD gene encoding 30S ribosomal protein S4, which translates to MGHYTGPKAKINRRLGAVIYESRGAMRAADRRPNPPGMHNRPKRPSNYGAALMEKQKIKHYYGIGEKQLRRYFAHAKHSKGNTGENLLSLCERRLDNVVRRAGLALTRCQARQGIVHGHFLVNGHKVDKPSYQMRPGDVVSVRNREKLQILYRSIHADASGEPAAFLSPDPETLSVTYDAVPGPEDISLPVDVNMVVEFMSR; encoded by the coding sequence ATGGGCCATTACACAGGTCCCAAGGCCAAAATCAACCGTCGCCTCGGTGCCGTTATTTACGAAAGTCGCGGCGCCATGCGTGCTGCCGACCGTCGGCCTAACCCCCCCGGCATGCACAATCGTCCAAAGCGCCCGTCCAACTACGGTGCCGCTTTGATGGAAAAGCAAAAGATCAAGCACTATTACGGCATTGGTGAAAAGCAGCTCCGTCGCTACTTCGCCCACGCCAAGCACAGCAAGGGGAACACGGGTGAAAATCTGCTGTCGCTTTGCGAACGCCGCTTGGACAACGTGGTTCGTCGTGCCGGTCTGGCTCTGACTCGCTGCCAGGCTCGCCAGGGGATCGTTCACGGTCACTTCCTGGTCAACGGCCACAAGGTCGACAAGCCTTCCTATCAGATGCGTCCCGGCGACGTGGTTAGCGTTCGCAACCGTGAAAAGCTGCAGATCCTTTACCGCAGCATTCACGCGGACGCTTCCGGCGAACCAGCGGCATTTCTGTCGCCTGATCCGGAAACCCTGTCGGTGACCTACGACGCCGTTCCAGGCCCGGAAGACATCAGCCTGCCGGTGGACGTGAACATGGTGGTCGAATTCATGTCGCGTTAA